The Microcella sp. genome includes the window CTGTTCGTGACGATCATCGTCGCGCAGCGCGTCGGCATCCTCGCCGTCGCGGCGAGCGCGCAGCTCGCGGGCGCACTCGACACCTCGCTCGTGGTGGTGCTGTTTCTCATCTCGTTCGGCGTGTATGCGGCGCTCGCCGGCATCATCGGCCCGGTGTTCGGCGACTTCGTGGCCAAAGCGGTGCCGGTCGGCCGCGGCCTGTTCTTCGGCACGGTGCAGCTGATCGGCGGGCTCTTGGGCTTCGGGGCCGCCCTGATCGCCGAGACGGTCATCCGTGAGAACGAGTTTCCGGTCGGCAATCAGATTCTCTTCTGGGCCGCCGTGGCGGGCTCGGTGGTCTCGCTCGTGCTCGTGTGCTTCTTGAAAGAAGAACGCCTGCCCGACCCGCCGCCGCGCCCGCCGTTCGTGCGAACGCTCGCGAGCATCCCGGGCATTCTGCGCACCGACCCCGACTACCGGCGCTTTCTCGTCGGCCGCCTCTTTCAAGCGATCGCGGCGGGCGGCATGGGCTTCGTCGTCGTGGCCGGGCTGCAGGGATCGACGCTCGTGCCCTCAGACGCGGCGCTGCTCGCGGCGGCGTTCATTCTGGCCCAGGCGGTGCTCGGGTTCGGCCTGGGTGCTCTCGGCAACGCGGCCGGCTGGCGCGTGGTCATGGTCGTCGGCGGCTCGCTCATGGCGGCGGGATTCGCCGTCGCCGCGGTGGGCGGTTCGCTCGTCATGAGCATCATCGCGATGGCACTGCTCGGGGGCGCGAACTCGCTCGTCTTCGTCGGCGACCAGAACATGTCGATCGAGCTCGCGCCCACCGGGTCGACGAGCATCTACCTCGGGCTCACGTCGACGGCCCTCGGGCCCTTCTTCATCGCGGGGCCGCTGCTGGCGGGCGTGCTCTCGCCCGTGCTCGGGTTCACCCCCGTCTTCGTCGCGGCAGCCGTGCTCGCCGCGATCGGGGCCGCACTGTGCCTGCGCGTGCGCGAACCGCGGCACCGCATCGCCGTCGACAGGCTCGACGAGGTGCTGCCGTGACCGTCGCCGCCGACGTCGAGCGCTTGCGGCTGCTCGCACCCGAGTTCGTCGAGGGCATGGGCAAGCACCGCCGCCGCAACATGACCCTGATGGTGCTCGAGGGCGGAACCTTCGCGCTCGCGATGTCGCTCTTGAGCGAGACGACGATCATTCCCGCGTTCGTGCAGGCTCTCACGGGCAGCGCCCTGCTCGTCGGGCTCGTCGGCGCAGTCTGGGCGCTCGGCCGGTATCTGCCGCAACTGGTCGGTGCGCACCTCGTGCTCGGCCGTCGGCGGCGCAAGCCGCTGTTTCTGGCGATCGTCGTCGCCGAGCGCGTCGCGATTCTGCTCATCGCCATCGCCGCCTCGCTCGCGGGCGTGCTCACGACCGAGCTTGTGGTGCTGCTCTTCTTTCTCGCCTTCGCCGCCTACTCGACGACCGTGGGGCTGCTCGGCCCTGTCTACGGCGACTTCATCGCGAAGGCGGTGACGGTCGCGCGAGGCTGGCTCTTCGGCCTCGTGCAGCTGCTCGGGGGAGTGCTGGGCTTTCTCGCCGCGCTCGGTGCCGAGCGCCTGCTCGCGGCCTACCCGTTTCCGCTCGGCAACCAGATCGCCTTCTGGGCGGCGCTCGGGCTCTCGCTGCTGTCGATCGTCTTCGTCGCCAACCTCGTCGATCACGAGTTTCCGGTGGCCGAGGCGCGGCCGCCGTTTCGCCGCACGCTCTCTGACGTGCCGCGCATGATCGCCGGCCACCTGCACTACCGCCGCTATCTGGTGGCGCGCGCGGCGATGGCGGCCGCGACCGGCGGGGTCGGGTTCGTCGTCGTCGCGGGGCTCGCCGGCCCCTTGCGAGCATCCGATGCGGCTTTGCTGGCGGCCGCCTTCGTGCTCGCTCAAGCGGTGATCGGGTTCTCGCTGGGCGTGCTCGGCAATCGCACCGGCTATCGACTGGTCGTCATCGTCGGGGCCGTCTTGATGGTGGTCGGGATGCTCACCGCAGCCGTCGCCGACAGCCTGCCGCTCTTCGCGCTGTCGTGCGCGCTGCTCGGCGGTGCCAACTCGCTCACCTTCGTCTGCGACCCCAGCATGTCGATCGAGTTCGCGCCTCCCGGCAGAACGAGCGTCTACCTGGGCACGACGCTGACCGTGCTCGCACCGTTCTTCATCGCCGGCCCGCTGCTCGCGGGGCTGTTCGTGCCGATCGTGGGGGCCACCGCGGTGTTTCTCGCGTGCGCCGCTCTTGCCGCGCTGGGCGGTGCGCTCGCGATGCGCTTTCGCGACCCGCGCGCGGGCGGGGCGCTCGAACTCGACATCGCACCGACCGAGACCGCTCAGGAGGCATTGTGACTCGACGACTCATCATCGACACCGACACCGCGGCCGACGACAGCTTCGCCATGCTCGTGGGCTTGCGGCACCCCGAGGCCAGGCTCGAGGCCGTCACGATCGTGGCAGGCAACGTCGCCTTCGACCAGCAGGTGCAGAACGCCCTCATCACGATCGACCAGGCGGGCCGGGGCGGCGATGTGCCCGTGCACCTGGGGGCGCGAGTGCCGCTGCTGCAGTCGTGGGTCGAGGCCAGCGCGCACGGCGACGGCAAGGGCAACCACGAGTGGCCAGAGCCCGCGCAGCGGCCGAGCGATGAGCGAGCGGCCGAGGCGATCGTGCGCATCGTCGACGAGAATCCCGGCGAGATCGACATCGTCGCGATCGGCCCCCTCACGAACATCGCCACGGCGGTGGCGCTCGACCGTGAGCTGCCGCGCAAGGCCCGATCGCTCTGGATCATGGGGGGCTGCGAGAACTCGGTCGGCAACATCACCGCCGCGGCCGAGTACAACTTCTACGTCGACCCCGAGGCTGCCCAGCTCGTGCTCTCGGCAGGCTTCGACACGACGATCGTCACCTGGACGGTGACGCTCGAGCGCGCGACCTGGAGCGACGAGCAGCTGCGCGAACTGCGCGACCTGGGCACACCGCTCGCCGAGTTCTTCAGCATTCTCGACGCACCGAACCTCGAGTTCAATCGCAGTGTCGGCATCGAGGGCAGCACGCACCCCGACTCGCTCACGGCCATGCTGCTCGTGCGGCCAGACCTCATCACGGCGTCGCGCGAACTCTACGTCGAAGTCGACACCCGCCCCGGTCTCACGCGCGGCTACTCGCTCATGGACGACCGTCCTGAGCGCAACGCGCCGAACGCCCGCGTGATCGACGACATCGACGCCGAGGGCTTCTTCCTGGCCTATCGAGAGCTGCTCGCGAGCGAGTGACCCGGCGTGCGCGTCGCCAGCGCCCACGCCAAGATGGCGACGTGCACGGTGACGGCTCGCGTCGGATCACTGAGGGCTCCTGCACCGAGCAGACGCTCGACCCGCTCGAGCCGGTTGTAGAGGGTCTGGCGCCTGATGGCGAGCGCTCGAGCGGCCGCGCTGCGGCTGCCGCCGGCGCGAAACAGCTCGGCGAGCGTGCGCAGCAGCTCTGACCCTCGCCGGGCGTCGGCCTCGAGCACGGGGCCGAGCTGCCTCGTGATGAAGTCGTCGAGCGAGCCCGCGTCATCGACGGTGCGCAGCAGGCGCAAGAGCGCGGTGTCTTCGGCGAGCAGCGCGCCGGTCGCTCCGAGCAGGGGGGCGATCGTGGCCCCGTCGACGGCCTCGCGCAACGACGTCGCGACTCCGCCCCAGTCGGCGACGGCGCCGCCCGCCGTGACCGAGCGGAACAGCTGCGTCGCACCGGCCGTCACGGCACCGAGGGTGCTGCGCAGCCCTGTCGGGTCGCTCGATGCCGCCACCGAGGTGATCATCGCGACCGACTGCCCGACGCGGCCGATCACCGCGGGGCCGAGCACGCGCGGCACCGTGTCGACGAGATGCACGTAGGCGTCGTCGAGGCTTCTGCCCGGCGCGGGGGCGCACAGCACCGCGATCAGCCGGCTCTGCTGATCGGCGACGACCCCGAGCGCTCGGGCACGCGCATCGAGCTCGTCGGCGCTGAGATCGTCGTGCAGCAGTGCGTGCAGCAACTGCTCGTGGGCGTAGCGTCTGGTCGGCATCGACGACCCCGAGCGCGCGAGCTCGAGTGCGATCGCCGCCGCCCCGCGGTCGATGACGACCCGATGGTCGGCGGTGACGGCGGCGGCTGAGCGAATCACTCCGCGACGTTCGCCGAACACCTCGACCGGTCTCTCGAGCTCTCGAGCGTTCGGCGGCACCGTTCCCGACGCGGCCACCTCTCGCCCCTCGGCGTCGATGAACGCGGCCGGAGCGCCCGTGAGCTCGGCGAGGGTCGAGAGCACGGCGCTGACTCCGCCGCCCTTCACGAGAACATCCATCAGGCGTCGGGTGGCCTGGTCTGAGGCGCGCAAGGTGAGCGACTCGGCGTCGAGAATCAAGCGGTGGGCAGACTCGGTGATGTCGATGAAGGGCACCACGCCGTCGAGCCTCACGAGGGCGACTCTCGAGCCGCGCAGCTCGTCGGCGATGACCGCCGGAATCTCGCTGAAGGTGCGGCCCACCTCGAAGAGCAGCGCGCCGACGTCGATCTCGATGAGCGACTGCGCGTAGGCCCGCATGCGGGCGTCGCTCGCGGCGACCAGACCGAGGCCCGAGGTCAGCAGCGCTTCGCCGCCCTTCAGCAGGGTGGCGATGTCGAAGATCTCTGAGGTGTGCACCCAGCGCACGTCGCGCTTCGGGTCGCCGCTCACCAGCCTGGGGTCTGCCGCCGCGAGGGCGGGCAGGGCCAGCAGTTCGGCAAGCGTGAGCGCCATGACTCCACTCTGGTCAATGCTTGACAGAGTGTCTAGCAACTGCGCACATGAGCGCGCGAAACACGACACAACGTCTGTTGTCGGGGGTGGCGGCGGTGGTGAGACTGAGAGCGAGCATCCACCCCCGCAAGAAAGAGACGACATCGTGGTCGCGACCGACACAGCAACCGTCACCGGGTCAAGCCCGCTCGTGCACGTGCCCGAAGGGTA containing:
- a CDS encoding nucleoside hydrolase, with translation MTRRLIIDTDTAADDSFAMLVGLRHPEARLEAVTIVAGNVAFDQQVQNALITIDQAGRGGDVPVHLGARVPLLQSWVEASAHGDGKGNHEWPEPAQRPSDERAAEAIVRIVDENPGEIDIVAIGPLTNIATAVALDRELPRKARSLWIMGGCENSVGNITAAAEYNFYVDPEAAQLVLSAGFDTTIVTWTVTLERATWSDEQLRELRDLGTPLAEFFSILDAPNLEFNRSVGIEGSTHPDSLTAMLLVRPDLITASRELYVEVDTRPGLTRGYSLMDDRPERNAPNARVIDDIDAEGFFLAYRELLASE
- a CDS encoding MFS transporter; amino-acid sequence: MALTADAERLARVAPEYVARMRGHQRRNVTLMILDGAAFALVLSMLSETTIIPAFVEGLTGSAVLVGLVGAIFALGRYAPQLVGAHLALGRERRKPLFVTIIVAQRVGILAVAASAQLAGALDTSLVVVLFLISFGVYAALAGIIGPVFGDFVAKAVPVGRGLFFGTVQLIGGLLGFGAALIAETVIRENEFPVGNQILFWAAVAGSVVSLVLVCFLKEERLPDPPPRPPFVRTLASIPGILRTDPDYRRFLVGRLFQAIAAGGMGFVVVAGLQGSTLVPSDAALLAAAFILAQAVLGFGLGALGNAAGWRVVMVVGGSLMAAGFAVAAVGGSLVMSIIAMALLGGANSLVFVGDQNMSIELAPTGSTSIYLGLTSTALGPFFIAGPLLAGVLSPVLGFTPVFVAAAVLAAIGAALCLRVREPRHRIAVDRLDEVLP
- a CDS encoding MFS transporter; its protein translation is MTVAADVERLRLLAPEFVEGMGKHRRRNMTLMVLEGGTFALAMSLLSETTIIPAFVQALTGSALLVGLVGAVWALGRYLPQLVGAHLVLGRRRRKPLFLAIVVAERVAILLIAIAASLAGVLTTELVVLLFFLAFAAYSTTVGLLGPVYGDFIAKAVTVARGWLFGLVQLLGGVLGFLAALGAERLLAAYPFPLGNQIAFWAALGLSLLSIVFVANLVDHEFPVAEARPPFRRTLSDVPRMIAGHLHYRRYLVARAAMAAATGGVGFVVVAGLAGPLRASDAALLAAAFVLAQAVIGFSLGVLGNRTGYRLVVIVGAVLMVVGMLTAAVADSLPLFALSCALLGGANSLTFVCDPSMSIEFAPPGRTSVYLGTTLTVLAPFFIAGPLLAGLFVPIVGATAVFLACAALAALGGALAMRFRDPRAGGALELDIAPTETAQEAL
- a CDS encoding PucR family transcriptional regulator, yielding MALTLAELLALPALAAADPRLVSGDPKRDVRWVHTSEIFDIATLLKGGEALLTSGLGLVAASDARMRAYAQSLIEIDVGALLFEVGRTFSEIPAVIADELRGSRVALVRLDGVVPFIDITESAHRLILDAESLTLRASDQATRRLMDVLVKGGGVSAVLSTLAELTGAPAAFIDAEGREVAASGTVPPNARELERPVEVFGERRGVIRSAAAVTADHRVVIDRGAAAIALELARSGSSMPTRRYAHEQLLHALLHDDLSADELDARARALGVVADQQSRLIAVLCAPAPGRSLDDAYVHLVDTVPRVLGPAVIGRVGQSVAMITSVAASSDPTGLRSTLGAVTAGATQLFRSVTAGGAVADWGGVATSLREAVDGATIAPLLGATGALLAEDTALLRLLRTVDDAGSLDDFITRQLGPVLEADARRGSELLRTLAELFRAGGSRSAAARALAIRRQTLYNRLERVERLLGAGALSDPTRAVTVHVAILAWALATRTPGHSLASSSR